A genome region from Macaca nemestrina isolate mMacNem1 chromosome 15, mMacNem.hap1, whole genome shotgun sequence includes the following:
- the LOC105470652 gene encoding zinc finger protein 217 isoform X1, producing the protein MQSKVTGNMPTQSLLMYMDGPEVIGSSLGSQMEMEDAMSMKGTAVVPFRATQEKNVIQIEGYMPLDCMFCSQTFTHSEDLNKHVLMQHRPTLCEPAVLRVEAEYLSPLDKSQVRTEPPKEKNCKENEEFSCEVCGQTFRVAFDVEIHMRTHKDSFTYGCNMCGRRFKEPWFLKNHMRTHNGKSGARSKLQQGLDCPATINEVVQVHAAESIPSPYKICMVCGFLFTNKENLIEHSKVHTKKTAPGTSSTQTDSPQEGMPSSREDFLRLFNLRPKSHTDTGKKFVKCIPQLDPFTTFQAWQLATKGKVAICQEEVKESGQEGSTDNDDSSSEKELGENKGSCTGLSQEKEKCRHSNGDAPSVDADPKLPTSSKEKPTHCSECGKAFRTYHQLVLHSRVHKKDRRAGAESPTMSVDGRQPGTCSPDLATPLDENGAVDRGEGGSEDGSEDGLPEGIHLDKNDDGGKIKHLTSSRECSYCGKFFRSNYYLNIHLRTHTGEKPYKCEFCDYAAAQKTSLRYHLERHHKEKQADAAAEAKSDGKNQDTEDALFTADSAQTKNLKRFFDGAKDVTGSPPAKQLKEMPSVLQNVLGSAVLSPAHKDTQDFHKNAADDSADKVNKIPTPAYLDLLKKKSAVETQANNLICRTKADVTPPPDGSTTHNLEVNPKEKQTETAADCRYRPSVDCHEKPLNLSLGALHNCPAISSGKSLIPSITCPFCTFKTFYPEVLMMHQRLEHKYNPDVHKNCRNKSSLRSRRTGCPPALLGKDVPPLSSFCKPKPKSAFPAQSKSLPSAKGKQSPPGPGKAPLTSGIDSSTLAPSNLKSHRPQQNVGVQGAATRQQQSEMFPKTSVSPAPDKTKRPETKLKPLPVAPSQPTLGSSNINGSIDYPPKNDSPWAPPGRDYFCNRSASNTAAEFGEPLPKRLKSTVVALDVDQPGANYRRGYDLPKYHMVRGITSLLPQDCVYPAPALPPKPRFLSSSEVDSPNVLTVQKPYGGSGPLYTCVPASSPASSSTLEGLGGCQCLLSMKLNFTSSFEKRMVKATEISCDCTVHKTYKESARNTTVL; encoded by the exons ATGCAATCGAAAGTGACAGGAAACATGCCAACTCAATCCCTCTTGATGTACATGGATGGGCCAGAAGTGATTGGCAGCTCTCTTGGCAGTCAGATGGAGATGGAGGATGCCATGTCAATGAAAGGGACCGCTGTTGTTCCATTCCGAGCTACGCAAGAGAAAAATGTCATCCAGATAGAGGGGTATATGCCCTTGGATTGCATGTTCTGCAGCCAGACCTTCACACATTCGGAAGACCTTAATAAACACGTCTTAATGCAACACCGGCCTACCCTTTGTGAACCAGCAGTTCTGCGGGTTGAAGCAGAGTATCTTAGTCCGCTTGATAAAAGTCAAGTACGAACAGAACCTCCCAAGGAAAAGAATTGcaaggaaaatgaagaatttaGCTGTGAGGTATGCGGGCAGACATTTAGAGTGGCTTTTGATGTTGAGATCCACATGAGGACACACAAAGATTCTTTCACTTACGGGTGTAACATGTGCGGAAGAAGATTCAAGGAGCCTTGGTTTCTTAAAAATCACATGCGGACACATAATGGCAAATCAGGGGCCAGGAGCAAACTGCAGCAAGGCTTGGATTGTCCCGCGACGATCAACGAGGTCGTCCAGGTGCACGCGGCTGAGAGCATCCCCTCTCCTTACAAAATCTGCATGGTTTGTGGCTTCctatttacaaataaagaaaatctaaTAGAGCACAGCAAGGTGCACACCAAAAAAACTGCTCCCGGTACCAGCAGCACGCAGACAGACTCTCCACAAGAAGGAATGCCGTCCTCCAGGGAAGACTTCCTGCGGTTGTTCAACTTGAGACCAAAATCTCACACTGACACGGGGAAGAAGTTTGTCAAATGCATACCTCAGCTCGATCCGTTCACCACCTTCCAGGCTTGGCAGCTGGCTACCAAAGGAAAAGTTGCCATTTGCCAAGAAGAAGTGAAGGAATCGGGACAAGAAGGGAGCACCGACAACGATGATTCGAGTTCCGAGAAGGAGCTTGGAGAAAATAAGGGCAGTTGTACAGGCCTCTcgcaagagaaagagaagtgcAGACACTCCAACGGTGACGCGCCCTCCGTGGACGCGGATCCCAAGTTACCCACCAGCAGCAAGGAGAAGCCCACGCACTGCTCCGAGTGCGGCAAAGCTTTCAGAACCTACCACCAGCTGGTCTTGCACTCGAGGGTCCACAAGAAGGACCGGAGGGCTGGCGCGGAGTCGCCCACCATGTCTGTGGACGGGAGGCAGCCGGGGACATGCTCTCCTGACCTCGCCACCCCTCTGGATGAAAATGGAGCCGTGGATCGAGGGGAAGGTGGTTCTGAAGACGGATCTGAGGATGGGCTTCCCGAAGGAATCCATCTGG ataaaaatgatgatggaggaaaaataaagcatCTTACATCTTCAAGAGAGTGTAGTTATTGTGGAAAGTTTTTCCGTTCAAATTATTACCTCAATATTCATCTCAGAACGCATACAG GTGAAAAACCATACAAATGTGAATTTTGTGACTATGCTGCAGCCCAGAAGACGTCCCTGAGGTATCACTTGGAGAGACACCACAAGGAGAAACAAGCCGACGCTGCTGCTGAAGCCAAGAGCGATGGTAAAAATCAGGACACTGAAGATGCACTATTCACCGCGGACAGTGCGCAAaccaaaaatttgaaaagattttttgATGGTGCCAAAGATGTTACAGGCAGTCCACCTGCAAAGCAGCTGAAGGAGATGCCTTCTGTTTTACAGAATGTTCTGGGCAGCGCTGTCCTCTCACCAGCACACAAAGATACTCAGGATTTCCATAAAAATGCAGCTGATGACAGTGCTGATAAAGTGAATAAAATCCCTACCCCTGCTTACCTGGAcctgttaaaaaagaaatcagcagttgAAACTCAGGCAAATAACCTCATCTGTAGAACCAAGGCGGATGTTACTCCTCCTCCGGACGGCAGTACCACCCATAACCTTGAAGTTAACCCCAAAGAGAAGCAAACGGAGACTGCAGCTGACTGCAGATACAGGCCTAGTGTGGATTGTCACGAAAAACCTTTAAATTTATCCCTGGGGGCTCTTCACAATTGCCCGGCAATTTCTTCGGGCAAAAGTTTAATTCCAAGTATCACCTGTCCATTTTGTACCTTCAAGACATTTTATCCAGAAGTTTTAATGATGCACCAGAGACTGGAGCATAAATACAATCCTGACGTTCATAAAAACTGTCGAAACAAGTCCTCACTTAGAAGTCGACGTACCGGGTGCCCGCCAGCGTTGCTGGGAAAAGATGTGCCTCCCCTCTCTAGTTTCTGTAAACCCAAGCCGAAGTCTGCCTTCCCAGCGCAGTCCAAATCCCTGCCGTCTGCGAAGGGGAAGCAGAGCCCTCCTGGGCCAGGCAAGGCCCCTCTGACTTCAGGGATAGACTCTAGCACTTTAGCCCCAAGTAACCTGAAGTCCCACAGACCACAGCAGAATGTGGGGGTCCAAGGGGCCGCCACCAGACAACAGCAATCTGAGATGTTTCCTAAAACCAGTGTTTCCCCTGCACCGGATAAGACAAAAAGACCTGAGACAAAATTGAAACCTCTCCCAGTAGCTCCCTCTCAGCCCACGCTCGGCAGCAGTAACATCAATGGTTCCATCGACTACCCTCCCAAGAACGACAGCCCGTGGGCCCCTCCGGGAAGAGACTATTTCTGTAATCGGAGTGCCAGCAACACTGCAGCAGAATTTGGTGAACCCCTTCCAAAAAGACTGAAGTCCACCGTGGTTGCCCTTGACGTTGACCAGCCTGGGGCCAATTACAGAAGAGGCTATGACCTTCCCAAGTACCATATGGTCAGAGGTATCACCTCACTGTTACCGCAGGACTGCGTGTATCCGGCGCCAGCGCTGCCTCCCAAACCGAGGTTCCTGAGCTCCAGCGAGGTCGATTCTCCAAATGTGCTGACGGTTCAGAAGCCCTACGGTGGCTCCGGGCCGCTTTACACTTGTGTGCCTGCTAGTAGTCCAGCATCCAGCTCGACGTTAGAAG
- the LOC105470652 gene encoding zinc finger protein 217 isoform X2: MQSKVTGNMPTQSLLMYMDGPEVIGSSLGSQMEMEDAMSMKGTAVVPFRATQEKNVIQIEGYMPLDCMFCSQTFTHSEDLNKHVLMQHRPTLCEPAVLRVEAEYLSPLDKSQVRTEPPKEKNCKENEEFSCEVCGQTFRVAFDVEIHMRTHKDSFTYGCNMCGRRFKEPWFLKNHMRTHNGKSGARSKLQQGLDCPATINEVVQVHAAESIPSPYKICMVCGFLFTNKENLIEHSKVHTKKTAPGTSSTQTDSPQEGMPSSREDFLRLFNLRPKSHTDTGKKFVKCIPQLDPFTTFQAWQLATKGKVAICQEEVKESGQEGSTDNDDSSSEKELGENKGSCTGLSQEKEKCRHSNGDAPSVDADPKLPTSSKEKPTHCSECGKAFRTYHQLVLHSRVHKKDRRAGAESPTMSVDGRQPGTCSPDLATPLDENGAVDRGEGGSEDGSEDGLPEGIHLDKNDDGGKIKHLTSSRECSYCGKFFRSNYYLNIHLRTHTGEKPYKCEFCDYAAAQKTSLRYHLERHHKEKQADAAAEAKSDGKNQDTEDALFTADSAQTKNLKRFFDGAKDVTGSPPAKQLKEMPSVLQNVLGSAVLSPAHKDTQDFHKNAADDSADKVNKIPTPAYLDLLKKKSAVETQANNLICRTKADVTPPPDGSTTHNLEVNPKEKQTETAADCRYRPSVDCHEKPLNLSLGALHNCPAISSGKSLIPSITCPFCTFKTFYPEVLMMHQRLEHKYNPDVHKNCRNKSSLRSRRTGCPPALLGKDVPPLSSFCKPKPKSAFPAQSKSLPSAKGKQSPPGPGKAPLTSGIDSSTLAPSNLKSHRPQQNVGVQGAATRQQQSEMFPKTSVSPAPDKTKRPETKLKPLPVAPSQPTLGSSNINGSIDYPPKNDSPWAPPGRDYFCNRSASNTAAEFGEPLPKRLKSTVVALDVDQPGANYRRGYDLPKYHMVRGITSLLPQDCVYPAPALPPKPRFLSSSEVDSPNVLTVQKPYGGSGPLYTCVPASSPASSSTLEGKRPVSYQHLSNSMVQKRNYENFIGNAHYRPNDKKT; this comes from the exons ATGCAATCGAAAGTGACAGGAAACATGCCAACTCAATCCCTCTTGATGTACATGGATGGGCCAGAAGTGATTGGCAGCTCTCTTGGCAGTCAGATGGAGATGGAGGATGCCATGTCAATGAAAGGGACCGCTGTTGTTCCATTCCGAGCTACGCAAGAGAAAAATGTCATCCAGATAGAGGGGTATATGCCCTTGGATTGCATGTTCTGCAGCCAGACCTTCACACATTCGGAAGACCTTAATAAACACGTCTTAATGCAACACCGGCCTACCCTTTGTGAACCAGCAGTTCTGCGGGTTGAAGCAGAGTATCTTAGTCCGCTTGATAAAAGTCAAGTACGAACAGAACCTCCCAAGGAAAAGAATTGcaaggaaaatgaagaatttaGCTGTGAGGTATGCGGGCAGACATTTAGAGTGGCTTTTGATGTTGAGATCCACATGAGGACACACAAAGATTCTTTCACTTACGGGTGTAACATGTGCGGAAGAAGATTCAAGGAGCCTTGGTTTCTTAAAAATCACATGCGGACACATAATGGCAAATCAGGGGCCAGGAGCAAACTGCAGCAAGGCTTGGATTGTCCCGCGACGATCAACGAGGTCGTCCAGGTGCACGCGGCTGAGAGCATCCCCTCTCCTTACAAAATCTGCATGGTTTGTGGCTTCctatttacaaataaagaaaatctaaTAGAGCACAGCAAGGTGCACACCAAAAAAACTGCTCCCGGTACCAGCAGCACGCAGACAGACTCTCCACAAGAAGGAATGCCGTCCTCCAGGGAAGACTTCCTGCGGTTGTTCAACTTGAGACCAAAATCTCACACTGACACGGGGAAGAAGTTTGTCAAATGCATACCTCAGCTCGATCCGTTCACCACCTTCCAGGCTTGGCAGCTGGCTACCAAAGGAAAAGTTGCCATTTGCCAAGAAGAAGTGAAGGAATCGGGACAAGAAGGGAGCACCGACAACGATGATTCGAGTTCCGAGAAGGAGCTTGGAGAAAATAAGGGCAGTTGTACAGGCCTCTcgcaagagaaagagaagtgcAGACACTCCAACGGTGACGCGCCCTCCGTGGACGCGGATCCCAAGTTACCCACCAGCAGCAAGGAGAAGCCCACGCACTGCTCCGAGTGCGGCAAAGCTTTCAGAACCTACCACCAGCTGGTCTTGCACTCGAGGGTCCACAAGAAGGACCGGAGGGCTGGCGCGGAGTCGCCCACCATGTCTGTGGACGGGAGGCAGCCGGGGACATGCTCTCCTGACCTCGCCACCCCTCTGGATGAAAATGGAGCCGTGGATCGAGGGGAAGGTGGTTCTGAAGACGGATCTGAGGATGGGCTTCCCGAAGGAATCCATCTGG ataaaaatgatgatggaggaaaaataaagcatCTTACATCTTCAAGAGAGTGTAGTTATTGTGGAAAGTTTTTCCGTTCAAATTATTACCTCAATATTCATCTCAGAACGCATACAG GTGAAAAACCATACAAATGTGAATTTTGTGACTATGCTGCAGCCCAGAAGACGTCCCTGAGGTATCACTTGGAGAGACACCACAAGGAGAAACAAGCCGACGCTGCTGCTGAAGCCAAGAGCGATGGTAAAAATCAGGACACTGAAGATGCACTATTCACCGCGGACAGTGCGCAAaccaaaaatttgaaaagattttttgATGGTGCCAAAGATGTTACAGGCAGTCCACCTGCAAAGCAGCTGAAGGAGATGCCTTCTGTTTTACAGAATGTTCTGGGCAGCGCTGTCCTCTCACCAGCACACAAAGATACTCAGGATTTCCATAAAAATGCAGCTGATGACAGTGCTGATAAAGTGAATAAAATCCCTACCCCTGCTTACCTGGAcctgttaaaaaagaaatcagcagttgAAACTCAGGCAAATAACCTCATCTGTAGAACCAAGGCGGATGTTACTCCTCCTCCGGACGGCAGTACCACCCATAACCTTGAAGTTAACCCCAAAGAGAAGCAAACGGAGACTGCAGCTGACTGCAGATACAGGCCTAGTGTGGATTGTCACGAAAAACCTTTAAATTTATCCCTGGGGGCTCTTCACAATTGCCCGGCAATTTCTTCGGGCAAAAGTTTAATTCCAAGTATCACCTGTCCATTTTGTACCTTCAAGACATTTTATCCAGAAGTTTTAATGATGCACCAGAGACTGGAGCATAAATACAATCCTGACGTTCATAAAAACTGTCGAAACAAGTCCTCACTTAGAAGTCGACGTACCGGGTGCCCGCCAGCGTTGCTGGGAAAAGATGTGCCTCCCCTCTCTAGTTTCTGTAAACCCAAGCCGAAGTCTGCCTTCCCAGCGCAGTCCAAATCCCTGCCGTCTGCGAAGGGGAAGCAGAGCCCTCCTGGGCCAGGCAAGGCCCCTCTGACTTCAGGGATAGACTCTAGCACTTTAGCCCCAAGTAACCTGAAGTCCCACAGACCACAGCAGAATGTGGGGGTCCAAGGGGCCGCCACCAGACAACAGCAATCTGAGATGTTTCCTAAAACCAGTGTTTCCCCTGCACCGGATAAGACAAAAAGACCTGAGACAAAATTGAAACCTCTCCCAGTAGCTCCCTCTCAGCCCACGCTCGGCAGCAGTAACATCAATGGTTCCATCGACTACCCTCCCAAGAACGACAGCCCGTGGGCCCCTCCGGGAAGAGACTATTTCTGTAATCGGAGTGCCAGCAACACTGCAGCAGAATTTGGTGAACCCCTTCCAAAAAGACTGAAGTCCACCGTGGTTGCCCTTGACGTTGACCAGCCTGGGGCCAATTACAGAAGAGGCTATGACCTTCCCAAGTACCATATGGTCAGAGGTATCACCTCACTGTTACCGCAGGACTGCGTGTATCCGGCGCCAGCGCTGCCTCCCAAACCGAGGTTCCTGAGCTCCAGCGAGGTCGATTCTCCAAATGTGCTGACGGTTCAGAAGCCCTACGGTGGCTCCGGGCCGCTTTACACTTGTGTGCCTGCTAGTAGTCCAGCATCCAGCTCGACGTTAGAAG